In the genome of Streptomyces collinus, one region contains:
- the cbiE gene encoding precorrin-6y C5,15-methyltransferase (decarboxylating) subunit CbiE, protein MADRVTVIGWDGSPLTAAASAALGAATLVAGAAHHLALPEVPAGAERIRLGSVALAARRIAGHRGTAVVLADGDPGYFGVVRTLRAPEFGLEVEVVPAVSSVAAAFARAGMPWDDAQVVAAHPRTLRRAVNVCRAHTKVAVLTSPGAGPAELGLLLEGVHRSFVICEELGTARERVSVVTSDKAADHTWRDPNVVIVLGGPARPDTAGESGGWISGRDPSAGPRGWTLPADAHGADLGEGETQLLRASQLAHLGPRVGDLVWDIGCGSGAFAVEAARAGAAVLAVDGDRSACARTDAAARRLGVQLQIVHGTAPHILENLPEPDVVRVGGGGAAVVSAVADRRPQRIVTHAATRDAAELIGRDLTEHGYGVECALLQSVELDTRAWTEKERSVAFLLSGVLPRRSA, encoded by the coding sequence ATGGCCGACCGGGTCACGGTGATCGGCTGGGACGGTTCGCCGCTGACCGCCGCGGCGAGCGCCGCCCTCGGCGCCGCCACGCTCGTGGCCGGTGCCGCCCACCACCTGGCGCTCCCCGAGGTACCCGCCGGCGCCGAGCGCATCCGCCTCGGCAGCGTCGCCCTCGCCGCCCGCCGCATCGCCGGCCACCGCGGCACGGCCGTCGTGCTCGCCGACGGCGACCCCGGCTACTTCGGCGTCGTACGCACCCTGCGCGCCCCCGAGTTCGGCCTTGAGGTGGAGGTCGTCCCCGCCGTCTCCTCCGTCGCCGCCGCCTTCGCCCGCGCCGGTATGCCCTGGGACGACGCACAGGTGGTCGCCGCACACCCCCGCACGCTGCGACGCGCCGTCAACGTATGCCGCGCCCACACCAAGGTCGCGGTCCTCACCTCACCCGGCGCCGGCCCCGCCGAACTCGGTCTGCTCCTCGAAGGAGTCCACCGCTCCTTCGTCATCTGTGAGGAACTCGGCACCGCCCGCGAGCGCGTCTCCGTCGTCACCTCGGACAAGGCCGCCGACCACACCTGGCGCGACCCCAACGTCGTCATCGTCCTCGGCGGCCCGGCCCGGCCGGACACGGCGGGAGAGTCCGGAGGCTGGATCTCCGGCCGCGACCCGTCCGCCGGACCACGCGGCTGGACCCTGCCCGCCGACGCCCACGGCGCGGACCTCGGCGAGGGCGAGACCCAGCTGCTGCGCGCCTCCCAACTCGCCCACCTCGGGCCCCGCGTCGGCGACCTCGTCTGGGACATCGGCTGCGGCAGCGGCGCCTTCGCCGTCGAGGCCGCCCGGGCCGGCGCCGCCGTGCTCGCCGTCGACGGTGACCGGTCCGCCTGCGCCCGCACCGACGCCGCCGCCCGCCGCCTCGGCGTCCAGCTCCAGATCGTGCACGGCACCGCCCCGCACATCCTGGAGAACCTCCCCGAACCCGATGTCGTCCGGGTCGGCGGCGGGGGAGCGGCCGTCGTCTCGGCGGTCGCCGACCGACGCCCGCAGCGCATCGTCACGCACGCCGCCACCCGCGACGCCGCCGAACTCATCGGCCGCGACCTCACCGAGCACGGCTACGGGGTCGAGTGCGCCCTGCTGCAGTCCGTCGAACTCGACACCAGGGCCTGGACGGAGAAGGAACGGAGTGTCGCGTTCCTGCTCAGCGGCGTGCTCCCGCGGCGCAGCGCCTGA